In Paramisgurnus dabryanus chromosome 7, PD_genome_1.1, whole genome shotgun sequence, the following are encoded in one genomic region:
- the sxph gene encoding saxiphilin-like, with amino-acid sequence MKKVCAVVILLLCSITCLGKKMRWCTVSEPEHRKCAELAKALAQALTPAVLAAFARLSCVKAYSTTDCISKIRDNKADLVTLDAGELYSAVKQFSLTTIAKEIYKDGGCILAVAVVRNDSSINMRSLKGSRSCHSGARWTAGWSLPLGHLVSRNLLPWGEDEPLSQAVSSFFNASCVPGAAAMAPSLCSLCKGQRSYIRQKNFHCETSHSEPFYHNQGALRCLQSGAGDVAFVDHTVLDSIDDSEKDEFRLLCTDGTHAPLSSFRKCNLGRGPGGGVVTRLNNRKIARKFLGAAEMAFGWKGKYRQRFQMFESATYGGSDLLFKDVTDKLASINDMDISQILGLDYVALLKGLGHEGSSLEDSVVRWCCISHAEQKKCEQWALNIKSDPLVCVKASSMSDCIEKIKRDEVDAVSLDATHAFIAGKCGLVPVVTEYYGEKCDPEGVGGHFESDELPSVYGVAVVRRTSKSVNFGSLGGRRSCHGHMYSPAGWVLPVRHTLSTEHNSSDPCDPNKVYAEVFWKGCLPGGEGSLCKVCMGGTEEAATRRCADNHNERYYGNMGALRCLVGDPSGKSFGDVAFMEHHNLETNIKRLNSSGWAVGWATWDLELVCRDGNRAPLTEWKTCNLGAVPPNIVMTRPVLTTRIYDLLMKSQETIAARPNNGFHLFESEQYGESDLLFKDATKCLVHTSHMDYRTILGEEFYVQAESIFNCTDSNILKFCNQDVCSIF; translated from the exons GAAAAAAAATGCGCTGGTGTACTGTGTCAGAGCCGGAGCACAGAAAGTGCGCGGAGCTCGCCAAAGCGCTGGCGCAGGCGCTTACACCTGCAGTTCTCGCGGCGTTCGCGCGCCTCTCCTGCGTGAAAGCTTACAGCACGACTGACTGCATTAGTAAGATACGG GATAATAAAGCTGACCTGGTGACTCTTGATGCTGGAGAGCTTTATTCTGCAGTCAAACAGTTTAGTCTTACAACAATTGCAAAGGAAATCTACAAAGATG GTGGCTGTATTCTTGCTGTTGCTGTGGTGAGGAATGATAGTTCAATAAACATGCGCTCTTTAAAGGGCAGTAGGAGCTGTCACAGTGGAGCTcgctggactgcaggctggagTCTGCCTTTAGGACACCTGGTATCTCGTAACCTACTGCCCTGGGGTGAAGATGAGCCCCTTAGTCAAG CGGTTAGTAGTTTCTTCAATGCCAGCTGTGTTCCCGGAGCAGCTGCAATGGCACCCAGTCTCTGTTCTTTGTGCAAGGGTCAAAGATCATATATCCGTCAGAAGAATTTCCATTGTGAGACCTCTCACAGCGAGCCCTTCTACCACAACCAAGGAGCACTCAG ATGTCTGCAGTCAGGGGCAGGAGATGTTGCCTTTGTGGACCACACAGTATTGGACAGCATAGATG ATAGTGAAAAAGATGAATTCAGGCTGTTGTGTACAGATGGTACACACGCTCCCCTAAGCAGTTTCAGAAAGTGTAATCTTGGACGAGGCCCTGGAGGAGGTGTGGTCACACGTTTGAACAACCGCAAAATTGCTCGGAAGTTCTTGGGAGCTGCCGAG ATGGCATTCGGCTGGAAGGGTAAATACCGTCAGCGCTTCCAAATGTTTGAATCGGCAACCTATGGTGGAAGTGACCTTCTCTTTAAAGATGTGACTGATAAACTTGCTTCGATTAATGACATGGACATAAGCCAGATTCTGGGACTGGACTATGTAGCCTTGCTCAAAGGCCTTGGACATGAAG GTAGCTCACTGGAGGACAGCGTGGTGAGGTGGTGCTGTATAAGTCATGCTGAACAGAAGAAGTGCGAGCAGTGGGCTCTTAACATCAAATCAGATCCCCTCGTGTGCGTGAAAGCCTCATCTATGAGTGACTGCATTGAGAAGATCAAG AGAGACGAAGTGGATGCGGTGTCCCTGGATGCCACTCATGCTTTCATAGCTGGGAAATGTGGCCTTGTCCCTGTTGTGACTGAATATTATG GAGAAAAATGTGACCCTGAAGGAGTTGGAGGACATTTCGAAAGTGATG AATTGCCGTCAGTGTATGGTGTGGCAGTCGTACGTCGAACGAGTAAAAGTGTGAATTTTGGAAGTCTGGGAGGGAGACGCTCCTGTCATGGTCATATGTACAGCCCAGCAGGCTGGGTTTTGCCTGTAAGACACACACTTAGCACAGAGCACAACAGCAGTGACCCCTGTGACCCAAATAAAG TGTACGCTGAGGTGTTTTGGAAAGGTTGTTTGCCAGGAGGAGAAGGCAGTCTATGTAAGGTGTGTATGGGTGGGACAGAGGAAGCCGCCACCAGGCGGTGTGCTGACAACCATAACGAGCGTTATTATGGCAATATGGGTGCATTAAG GTGCTTGGTTGGAGACCCCAGTGGAAAGAGCTTTGGAGATGTGGCCTTTATGGAACACCACAATCTGGAGACCAATATTAAAC gtctaaATAGCAGTGGCTGGGCAGTGGGCTGGGCCACCTGGGACCTTGAACTGGTTTGTAGGGATGGGAATCGGGCTCCTTTGACAGAATGGAAGACATGCAACTTAGGGGCGGTCCCTCCAAATATTGTTATGACACGTCCTGTTCTTACAACTCGCATTTATGATCTCCTAATGAAGTCACAG GAGACCATAGCAGCTCGTCCAAATAATGGATTCCACCTGTTTGAGTCTGAGCAGTATGGAGAGAGTGATCTACTTTTTAAAGACGCTACAAAGTGCCTGGTTCACACCAGTCACATGGACTACCGCACGATACTGGGAGAAGAATTTTATGTACAGGCAGAGAGCATCTTTAATTGCACAGATTCAA ACATCTTAAAGTTCTGCAATCAAGATGTGTGCAGCATATTCTAA
- the sirt4 gene encoding NAD-dependent protein lipoamidase sirtuin-4, mitochondrial, which produces MLLSWRPVPPCMALRRHASTIQAGVQRFVPASGSVDSSALEQLQAFVSQASRLFIISGAGLSTESGIPDYRSEGVGLYARTDRRPMQHSEFVRSAKARQRYWARNYMGWPQFSSHSPNSAHFALRDWEDKGKLHWLVTQNVDALHLKDGHQRLTELHGCTHRVVCLGCGRLTRRADLQKQFAALNPGWAASAGAVAPDGDVFLEDEQVLHFRVPACEACGGILKPDVTFFGDVVKRATVEFVHNKLAESDAVLVAGSSLQVYSGYRFLLAASERKLPIAIVNIGPTRADHLAQVRLSARCGEVLPAIQLS; this is translated from the exons ATGCTGTTGTCATGGCGACCCGTGCCTCCTTGTATGGCGTTAAGAAGACATGCTTCTACAATACAAGCTGGTGTACAGAGATTTGTTCCTGCGAGTGGCTCAGTCGACTCCAGTGCTTTGGAGCAGCTCCAGGCTTTCGTGTCACAAGCTTCACGTCTGTTTATAATCAGCGGTGCCGGACTCTCCACTGAATCTGGAATCCCAGACTATCGGTCAGAAGGTGTTGGACTGTATGCACGAACAGACAGACGGCCTATGCAACACTCCGAGTTTGTGCGCAGTGCAAAAGCAAGGCAGAGATACTGGGCGAGGAACTACATGGGGTGGCCGCAGTTCTCTTCACACTCACCGAATTCAGCTCACTTTGCCTTAAGGGACTGGGAAGATAAAGGAAAATTGCACTGGCTTGTCACTCAGAATGTAGACGCGTTGCACTTAAAGGATGGACATCAGAGACTAACTGAACTTCATGGATGTACACACAG gGTTGTGTGTTTGGGCTGTGGACGTTTGACTCGGCGAGCGGACCTTCAAAAGCAGTTTGCAGCTTTAAATCCAGGCTGGGCAGCAAGTGCAGGTGCTGTGGCTCCAGATGGAGATGTGTTTCTGGAGGACGAGCAGGTCCTGCACTTTAGAGTACCTGCTTGCGAAGCCTGTGGCGGCATCCTTAAACCTGACGTGACATTTTTTGGGGATGTAGTCAAGCGGGCAACGGTAGAATTTGTCCATAACAAACTGGCAGAGTCTGATGCTGTTCTTGTGGCTGGATCCTCTCTACAG GTTTATTCAGGGTACCGTTTTCTCCTTGCAGCCAGTGAAAGAAAATTACCAATTGCAATTGTTAATATAGGACCTACAAGGGCCGACCACCTTGCTCAGGTCAGACTGAGCGCTCGATGTGGAGAAGTGTTGCCAGCTATTCAACTCAGTTGA
- the c7h1orf74 gene encoding UPF0739 protein C1orf74 homolog — protein MVASSLIVIAAQKCLCVRKKRLSSSTCLNLTVQILAVDLGVKYAVLYDCNAASPEQIQLFLKSLQELGIVKNTLRVLSIDDNTIIFNPTAMESYLNELLQNKQRVFLIDVSPYRKQPVLTDFEERIEDMIKSLSGLIINGVDESSSVIVVNNEMYNEWNLCTLFGILLGYPATYWFDQTKGFENCLSMIPLATCTVRVKWQINDIDHCSCLYSFSIPDELWGELQTHMQQWTESLRERFNKQTILSDFCFTRDIITLPAVTL, from the coding sequence ATGGTTGCTTCGTCTCTTATTGTCATCGCTGCACAGAAGTGCTTGTGTGTCCGTAAGAAACGTTTAAGTTCATCGACATGTCTAAATTTAACTGTTCAAATATTGGCCGTGGATCTGGGAGTCAAATATGCCGTGCTGTACGACTGTAATGCAGCATCACCCGAACAAATCCAGCTATTCCTCAAATCTCTGCAGGAATTAGGAATTGTGAAAAATACACTTCGGGTGCTCTCCATAGATGACAACACCATCATTTTTAATCCTACCGCAATGGAGTCCTACCTGAACGAACTGCTTCAAAACAAACAACGAGTCTTTCTTATTGACGTAAGTCCCTATAGAAAACAGCCAGTCTTGACTGACTTTGAAGAAAGAATCGAGGATATGATCAAATCTCTTTCAGGATTAATCATTAATGGGGTGGACGAAAGCTCATCAGTCATTGTGGTAAACAATGAGATGTATAATGAGTGGAACTTGTGCACTCTCTTTGGAATCCTGTTAGGTTATCCAGCAACTTACTGGTTTGACCAAACCAAGGGATTTGAAAATTGTTTGTCTATGATACCACTGGCAACGTGCACTGTTCGTGTCAAGTGGCAGATAAATGACATCGATCATTGCAGTTGTCTGTACTCATTCAGTATTCCAGATGAACTGTGGGGGGAATTACAAACTCATATGCAGCAGTGGACTGAGAGTCTGAGAGAAAGATTTAACAAACAGACAATTTTGTCCGATTTCTGCTTTACTAGGGATATTATCACATTACCTGCCGTGACTCTGTGA
- the rft1 gene encoding man(5)GlcNAc(2)-PP-dolichol translocation protein RFT1 — MGSEDVLKSASTLASYTVLLQVMFRVLTFLLNAFTLRFVSKELIGVVNVRLLLLYSTLVFLSREAFRRACLSGEGAGRNWRQVINLLWLTFPLGCVWGLLLVCVWWWMLQAPDPESIPHYFPAVGLFCLAALTELLAEPLWVLAHAHMFVRLKVIAESLAMIAKCLVTVVMVVSAPQWGLYIFSAAQCVYAGILLLCYVLYFVHFLGSEEAEGKFFPFRRITDLLPSRVNHEPLLNWKLTTLTWSFFKQSFLKQILTEGERYVMTFLNVLNFGDQGVYDIINNLGSMVARFLFLPIEESFYVFFAKVLERGQGVRNQKQEDVSIAAEVLECLLKLVLLIGLIITVFGYAYSHLALDIYGGELLSSGTGPTLLQCYSCYVLLLAINGVTECFVFAAMSKEEVDRYNVLMLGLSASFLLLSYWLTWMLGGVGFIWANCCNMALRITHSIIYIHRYFLQSEYTPLWGLRPHSAVIAVLGISAGITNLSERMFCCDGGWVLRLAHVAVGAVCLLGVVITVFLTETRLVQFIKTQLLPKYTKKST, encoded by the exons ATGGGCTCAGAAGATGTACTCAAGAGTGCTTCAACCCTGGCATCATATACTGTTCTGCTTCAG GTGATGTTTCGGGTTTTGACGTTTCTCCTGAATGCATTTACTTTGCGGTTTGTATCTAAGGAGCTGATAGGTGTAGTAAATGTGAG GTTGTTGTTACTCTATTCTACATTAGTATTTCTATCCAGAGAGGCGTTTCGGAGGGCGTGTTTAAGCGGTGAAGGGGCGGGGCGTAACTGGAGACAGGTGATCAACCTGTTATGGCTAAC TTTTCCTTTAGGTTGTGTGTGGGGTTTGTTGTTGGTCTGTGTATGGTGGTGGATGCTTCAGGCACCTGATCCGGAGTCAATCCCGCATTATTTTCCAGCTGTTGGATTGTTCTGCCTAGCTGCCCTAACAGAGCTACTCGCTGAACCTCTCTGGGTCCTGGCGCACGCACACATGTTTGTTCGATTAAAG GTGATTGCAGAAAGCTTAGCCATGATCGCTAAATGTCTTGTTACAGTAGTGATGGTTGTCTCAGCACCTCAGTGGGGTCTTTATATCTTCTCTGCAGCCCAG TGTGTCTATGCAGGGATTTTGCTCCTTTGTTACGTGCTATACTTTGTCCATTTCCTCGGCTCAGAAGAAGCAGAGGGAAAATTTTTCCCTTTTCGCCGCATCACAGACCTGCTGCCATCGAGGGTGAACCATGAG CCACTACTTAACTGGAAGTTGACCACACTAACCTGGAGCTTTTTCAAACAATCATTCCTCAAACAGATACTTACAGAAG GTGAGCGTTATGTGATGACCTTTCTGAATGTGCTTAACTTTGGAGACCAGG gggTTTACGATATAATAAACAATTTGGGTTCAATGGTGGCACGTTTTCTTTTCCTGCCCATCGAGGAAAGTTTCTATGTTTTCTTCGCTAAAGTGCTGGAGCGTGGCCAAGGTGTACGCAATCAGAAACAA GAGGATGTTTCCATAGCAGCCGAGGTACTGGAATGTCTTTTGAAGCTGGTGCTTTTAATCGGTCTGATCATCACAGTGTTTGGTTATGCATATTCCCATCTAGCACTTGACATCTATGGTGGAGAGCTTTTAAGCAGTGGAACAG GGCCAACTCTCCTACAGTGTTATAGCTGCTATGTTTTGCTGTTAGCCATTAACGGAGTAACCGAGTGTTTCGTTTTTGCCGCCATGAGCAAAGAAGAAGTTGACAG ATATAATGTCTTAATGCTGGGCCTGTCTGCCTCCTTCCTCCTGCTTTCTTATTGGCTAACCTGGATGTTGGGGGGTGTTGGCTTCATTTGGGCAAATTGCTGTAACATGGCTTTACGAATCACTCAcagtattatttatatacatcgGTATTTCCTGCAAAGTGAATACACACCCTTATGGGGGCTTCGCCCACATTCTGCTGTAATAGCTGTGCTTGGAATAAGCGCGGGCATCACGAACTTATCTGAG AGAATGTTCTGCTGTGATGGTGGCTGGGTACTAAGACTGGCACATGTTGCCGTCGGGGCCGTTTGTCTCCTGGGTGTGGTCATCACAGTGTTTCTAACAGAAACGAGACTGGTGCAGTTCATCAAAACCCAATTATTACCCAAATACACCAAGAAAAGTACATGA
- the mustn1a gene encoding musculoskeletal embryonic nuclear protein 1a isoform X2, whose product MSQGEGDEGTIKRPEVKADDLIGAKDKLASGTEVRGKTFEVLQECEQAGKVAPSVFSKVRSGSETAFNKPTKRK is encoded by the exons ATGTCTCAG GGGGAGGGAGATGAGGGCACAATAAAGAGGCCTGAAGTGAAAGCAGATGATCTGATTGGTGCAAAGGATAAACTTGCCTCTGGGACAGAGGTGAGAGGCAAGACCTTTGAAGTATTGCAGGAATGCG AACAAGCTGGGAAAGTCGCTCCATCGGTGTTCAGCAAAGTTCGCTCAGGATCTGAGACGGCGTTTAACAAACCCACCAAAAGAAAGTGA
- the mustn1a gene encoding musculoskeletal embryonic nuclear protein 1a isoform X1 — protein MSQQGEGDEGTIKRPEVKADDLIGAKDKLASGTEVRGKTFEVLQECEQAGKVAPSVFSKVRSGSETAFNKPTKRK, from the exons ATGTCTCAG CAGGGGGAGGGAGATGAGGGCACAATAAAGAGGCCTGAAGTGAAAGCAGATGATCTGATTGGTGCAAAGGATAAACTTGCCTCTGGGACAGAGGTGAGAGGCAAGACCTTTGAAGTATTGCAGGAATGCG AACAAGCTGGGAAAGTCGCTCCATCGGTGTTCAGCAAAGTTCGCTCAGGATCTGAGACGGCGTTTAACAAACCCACCAAAAGAAAGTGA
- the ruvbl1 gene encoding ruvB-like 1, translating into MKIEEVKSTMKTQRIASHSHVKGLGLDEAGNAKQSASGLVGQETAREACGIIVELIRAKKMAGRAVLLAGPPGTGKTALALAIAQELGNKVPFCPMVGSEVYSSEIKKTEVLMENFRRAIGLRIKETKEVYEGEVTELTPCETENPMGGYGKTVSHVIIGLKTAKGTKQLKLDPSIYESLQKERVEVGDVIYIEANSGAVKRQGRCDTFATEFDLEAEEYVPLPKGDVHKKKEIIQDVTLHDLDIANARPQGGQDILSMMGQLMKPKKTEITDKLRGEINKVVNKYIDQGVAELVPGVLFIDEVHMLDIECFTYLHRALESSIAPIVVFASNRGNCLIRGTEDISSPHGIPLDLLDRVMIIRTMLYTPQEMKQIIKIRAQTEGINVSEEAISHLGEIGTKTTLRYAMQLLTPASLLARVQGKEVVEKEHVEEINELFYDAKSSAKILQDQHTKFMK; encoded by the exons ATGAAGATCGAGGAAGTGAAAAGCACAATGAAGACCCAGCGAATCGCCTCTCACAGCCATGTGAAGGGATTGGGGCTGGATGAGGCCGGTAATGCTAAACAGTCCGCGTCCGGGCTGGTGGGACAGGAGACTGCTAGAGAG GCTTGTGGCATCATCGTGGAGCTGATCCGTGCTAAAAAGATGGCTGGCAGAGCTGTTTTACTTGCAGGGCCACCAGGAACCGGAAAG ACTGCTCTAGCATTGGCCATAGCACAGGAATTAGGTAATAAGGTTCCTTTCTGTCCTATGGTGGGCAGTGAAGTGTATTcatcagaaataaaaaaaacagaggtCTTGATGGAAAACTTCAGAAGAGCCATAG GACTGCGTATCAAAGAGACTAAAGAAGTGTATGAAGGAGAGGTTACTGAACTGACCCCATGCGAGACTGAGAACCCAATGGGGGGCTACGGCAAAACCGTCAGTCATGTCATTATCGGATTGAAGACTGCAAAGGGCACCAAACAGTTAAAG TTGGATCCCAGTATATATGAAAGCCTGCAAAAGGAGAGAGTGGAGGTCGGTGATGTTATCTACATTGAAGCCAACAGTGGGGCAGTCAAG AGGCAAGGACGATGTGATACCTTTGCAACAGAGTTCGATTTAGAGGCAGAAGAGTACGTACCACTACCAAAAGGCGACGTACACAAGAAGAAAGAGATTATTCAGGATGTTACACTTCATGATCTGGATATTGCTAATGCAAGACCTCAG GGAGGTCAAGACATACTTTCTATGATGGGTCAACTGATGAAGCCCAAAAAGACAGAAATCACTG ATAAACTGCGAGGAGAGATCAATAAGGTGGTGAACAAATACATTGATCAGGGTGTAGCGGAGCTGGTACCGGGCGTTCTGTTTATCGATGAGGTTCACATGCTGGACATCGAGTGTTTCACCTATCTGCACCGAGCACTGGAGAGCTCCATCGCTCCCATTGTCGTGTTCGCATCCAACCGAGGAAATTGCCTTATcag GGGCACAGAAGATATCAGCTCACCTCACGGTATTCCACTGGATCTACTGGATCGAGTCATGATCATCAGAACAATGCTGTACACCCCACAAGAAATGAAACAG ATCATAAAGATCCGAGCTCAGACAGAAGGCATCAACGTAAGTGAGGAGGCTATATCTCACCTTGGAGAGATTGGTACCAAAACTACCCTCAG ATATGCTATGCAGCTGCTGACCCCTGCCAGTCTTCTGGCAAGAGTTCAGGGGAAGGAGGTAGTCGAAAAAGAACACGTCGAAGAAATTAATGAACTCTTCTATGATGCCAAGTCTTCTGCAAAGATCCTACAAGACCAGCATACAAAGTTTATGAAATAA
- the eefsec gene encoding selenocysteine-specific elongation factor, whose protein sequence is MADPGNSSTLPKTLNFNVGVLGHVDSGKTSLARALSSTASTAAFDKNPQSKERGITLDLGFSAFTVPFPEHLSEACGDRKYESLQFTLVDCPGHASLIRTIIGGAQIIDLMILVVDIVKGMQTQTAECLLIGQLTCSRMVVILNKIDLLPSDKRQGAIDKMTKRMHKTLENTRFKDCPVIAVAAKPGGPEAPDTEEAQGITDLIELLKAQAFLPHRDPSGALLMAVDHCFSIRGQGTVITGTILQGSLSVNDTVEIPALKVTRKVKSVQMFRKPVSSAIQGDRVGVCVTQFDPKLLERGVVCTPGSLRTLYAAVISVQKIEYYRGALSSRAKFHITIGHETVMARISFFNRVLPGNQNGDCSPASQDSFSFAWEFHHLDEFLTCQAEGERRELQQWALLEFERPVTCPPLCLVIGSRLDSDIHGNTCRLAFHGKLLEGFEDKNYTETALPRLKISKNKQKEGAVERVTDDYTVIGRNLFKKETNLQLFVGLKVTLSTGETGTIEGSFGQSGKIKIRIPEGLKEETKQLLSSTSKKKGKGGTKNESPKSEETKHDSQPVTIHLNFKRYIYDPHKKMVQS, encoded by the exons ATGGCAGATCCCGGTAACAGCTCCACTCTCCCCAAAACGCTCAACTTTAACGTCGGTGTCCTCGGCCATGTGGACAGCGGCAAAACGTCGCTTGCCCGGGCGCTTAGCAGCACCGCATCCACCGCAGCTTTTGACAAGAACCCGCAGTCCAAAGAGCGAGGCATCACGCTGGATCTCGGGTTCAGTGCGTTTACAGTACCTTTTCCTGAACACCTAAGTGAAGCTTGCGGGGACCGAAAATATGAGAGCCTCCAGTTCACACTGGTGGACTGCCCGGGCCATGCCTCCCTCATACGCACTATAATCGGGG GGGCTCAGATCATTGATCTGATGATCTTGGTGGTTGACATTGTCAAAGGTATGCAGACGCAAACAGCAGAGTGCCTTCTGATAGGTCAGCTCACCTGCTCCCGCATGGTGGTCATCCTCAACAAAATTGACCTGTTGCCTAGTGACAAGAGACAAGGGGCAATTGACAAGATGACTAAGAGGATGCACAAAACTCTTGAGAACACTAG ATTTAAAGACTGCCCTGTGATTGCTGTGGCAGCAAAACCAGGTGGTCCTGAGGCGCCTGATACAGAGGAGGCACAAGGAATCACTGACCTTATAGAA TTACTGAAGGCCCAGGCCTTCCTCCCTCATAGAGATCCATCCGGGGCTCTTCTTATGGCAGTAGATCACTGCTTTTCCATCCGTGGCCAGGGAACAGTCATTACCGGCACCATCCTACAAGGATCACTCAGCGTCAACGATACTGTGGAGATACCAGCTTTAAAG GTCACCCGCAAAGTGAAATCTGTCCAGATGTTTCGTAAGCCAGTTTCCAGTGCCATACAGGGTGACCGGGTTGGTGTGTGCGTGACACAGTTTGACCCAAAGCTTTTGGAACGAGGTGTAGTATGCACACCGGGTTCTTTGCGAACTCTGTACGCTGCTGTCATATCCGTCCAAAAAATCGAATACTATCGCGGTGCCCTAAGCAGCCGTGCAAAGTTTCACATCACCATCGGACACGAAACCGTCATGGCGCGCATTTCATTCTTCAATCGAGTGCTTCCCGGGAACCAAAATGGAGATTGTAGTCCCGCCTCTCAAGACTCTTTCTCTTTTGCCTGGGAATTTCACCACCTGGATGAGTTTTTGACTTGTCAGGCAGAAGGTGAGAGACGGGAGCTACAGCAATGGGCGTTGCTCGAGTTCGAAAGGCCGGTCACGTGTCCCCCGCTCTGCTTAGTGATTGGGTCACGGCTGGACTCGGATATTCACGGTAACACATGCAGGCTCGCCTTTCACGGAAAGCTGCTGGAAGGGTTCGAGGACAAAAACTACACGGAAACAGCGCTGCCTCGACTCAAAATCAGCAAAAACAAGCAGAAGGAGGGGGCGGTGGAACGG GTGACTGATGACTACACTGTGATTGGTCGAAACCTGTTTAAGAAGGAGACCAACCTTCAGCTGTTTGTTGGTTTAAAAGTTACACTGTCGACTGGAGAAACGGGGACTATTGAAGGTAGCTTTGGACAGAGCGGCAAGATCAAAATCAGAATACCAG AGGGTTTGAAAGAAGAAACCAAGCAGCTTCTGTCCTCTACCTCTAAGAAAAAGGGCAAGGGTGGGACAAAAAACGAATCTCCCAAATCAGAGGAAACCAAACATGACTCTCAGCCAGTCACCATTCACCTAAACTTTAAACGTTATATTTACGACCCCCATAAAAAAATGGTGCAGTCGTGA